A portion of the Flavobacterium limnophilum genome contains these proteins:
- the ilvD gene encoding dihydroxy-acid dehydratase, whose amino-acid sequence MRSDEVKKGYQRAPHRSLFRATGLVDEDFDKPFIGVANSFIEIIPGHFFLDRVARIIKEEIKANGCVPFEFNTIGVDDGIAMGHDGMLFSLPSREIIANSIETVMNAHKLDAMIAIPNCDKIVPGMIMGALRVDVPTIFVSGGPMKKGHTKDGTPIDLATAFEAVGKFEAGQMNEEELKDIECNACPSGGSCSGMFTANSMNTLMEAMGIALPGNGTILALTKEREQLYRSAAKRICEIAKDKAQTEKFKLRNILNENAVRNAFAVDMAMGGSSNTVLHMLAIAKEADVNFNLEDINAISKRVSHIAKISPSLSTVHMEDINTAGGVNAVMKEMTKRGDSILLDNLTITGETVFEKIKDAYIKDTKIIHTIDNPYSQVGGLAILYGNLAEQGAVIKTAGITGDRVFTGTAICFDGQQEAVDGITSGKVKAGNVVVIRYEGPKGGPGMQEMLAPTSLIMGMGLGAKVALITDGRFSGATRGASIGHVSPEAAEGGMIGLLKDGDEIHIDVDQYILSVNLSDEEIAKRKAEFVPLKKVLTSKWLGQYRSLVTNASSGAVLKTDLY is encoded by the coding sequence ATGAGAAGTGATGAAGTAAAAAAAGGGTACCAAAGAGCACCTCACAGATCATTATTTAGAGCAACAGGATTAGTGGATGAAGATTTTGACAAACCCTTCATTGGTGTAGCCAATTCATTTATAGAGATTATTCCGGGACACTTTTTCTTGGACAGGGTAGCCAGAATCATCAAAGAGGAAATCAAGGCAAACGGCTGTGTTCCCTTTGAATTCAATACTATCGGCGTGGATGACGGTATCGCCATGGGACACGACGGCATGCTTTTTTCATTGCCATCCAGAGAGATTATCGCCAACTCCATCGAAACGGTTATGAATGCGCATAAATTAGATGCCATGATCGCCATTCCAAACTGCGACAAAATCGTTCCGGGAATGATAATGGGCGCTTTGAGAGTGGATGTTCCAACCATATTCGTGAGTGGTGGCCCAATGAAAAAAGGACATACCAAAGACGGAACTCCAATTGACCTTGCCACTGCTTTTGAAGCCGTTGGAAAGTTTGAAGCTGGCCAAATGAACGAGGAAGAATTAAAAGACATCGAGTGCAACGCCTGTCCTAGCGGCGGAAGTTGCTCTGGAATGTTTACCGCAAACTCTATGAACACCCTTATGGAAGCCATGGGAATAGCGCTTCCTGGAAACGGAACTATTTTAGCATTGACCAAAGAGCGCGAACAACTGTATAGAAGTGCTGCCAAAAGAATTTGCGAAATAGCAAAAGACAAGGCGCAAACCGAAAAATTCAAACTTAGAAACATCCTTAACGAAAATGCGGTAAGAAATGCTTTTGCCGTGGATATGGCCATGGGAGGAAGTTCTAATACCGTTTTGCACATGTTGGCAATTGCCAAAGAAGCAGACGTGAACTTCAATTTGGAGGACATCAATGCCATCTCGAAAAGAGTTTCTCATATTGCCAAAATTTCTCCAAGCTTGTCCACCGTTCACATGGAAGACATCAACACGGCGGGCGGGGTAAATGCGGTGATGAAAGAAATGACCAAAAGAGGCGATTCCATATTATTGGACAACCTGACCATAACCGGTGAAACGGTTTTCGAAAAAATCAAGGATGCCTACATCAAAGACACGAAAATTATCCACACGATTGACAATCCGTATTCACAAGTGGGTGGTTTGGCCATTTTGTACGGCAATCTAGCCGAACAAGGTGCAGTAATCAAAACAGCCGGAATTACAGGAGACAGGGTTTTTACCGGAACAGCCATCTGTTTTGACGGCCAACAAGAAGCGGTGGATGGAATTACAAGCGGTAAAGTAAAAGCCGGTAATGTGGTAGTTATTCGATACGAAGGCCCAAAAGGTGGTCCGGGAATGCAGGAAATGTTGGCACCCACTTCCTTGATTATGGGAATGGGATTGGGAGCCAAAGTGGCACTCATCACCGATGGTAGATTCAGCGGGGCAACCCGTGGAGCGAGTATCGGTCACGTAAGCCCTGAAGCTGCCGAAGGCGGAATGATTGGATTACTTAAAGATGGCGACGAAATCCACATCGACGTGGATCAATACATTTTGTCCGTGAATTTGAGCGACGAAGAAATTGCCAAAAGAAAAGCCGAATTTGTCCCTTTGAAAAAAGTGCTAACCTCAAAATGGCTGGGACAATACAGAAGTTTGGTGACCAATGCCAGCAGCGGTGCCGTTTTAAAAACAGATTTGTATTAA